Proteins encoded by one window of Chroogloeocystis siderophila 5.2 s.c.1:
- a CDS encoding response regulator transcription factor, giving the protein MFTLEPAKCPPRAEIGQMSRILVVEDEELIREMLVLTLEAEGYMVATAADGRTALSMLPTSEATQGEVPYDLLILDLMLPQVNGLDVCRLLRHQGNQIPILILSAKGSETDRVLGLEVGADDYLTKPFSMRELVARCRALLRRQRFNSLPQLPLLQFKDVTLYSQECRVTVRGEEASLSPKEFRLLELFMTYPRRVWSREQLLDQVWGADFIGDSKTVDVHIRWLREKLEKDPSHPEYIITVRGFGYRFG; this is encoded by the coding sequence ATGTTTACTCTTGAACCAGCCAAGTGTCCTCCGAGGGCAGAAATTGGACAAATGAGCCGCATCTTAGTTGTAGAGGACGAAGAGTTAATCCGCGAAATGCTAGTTCTCACGCTAGAGGCTGAAGGTTATATGGTCGCAACTGCGGCTGATGGCAGAACAGCGTTATCTATGCTACCAACTTCCGAGGCAACTCAAGGCGAAGTACCTTATGACTTGCTGATTTTAGACTTAATGTTACCGCAAGTGAACGGTTTAGACGTCTGTCGCCTGCTCCGCCATCAAGGAAATCAAATCCCTATCCTCATTCTGAGTGCAAAAGGTAGCGAGACAGATCGCGTTTTAGGTTTAGAAGTAGGAGCCGACGACTATCTCACCAAACCTTTTAGTATGCGCGAACTTGTTGCTCGTTGTCGTGCTTTGTTGCGTCGCCAGCGCTTCAATAGCTTACCGCAATTACCGCTACTTCAGTTTAAAGATGTCACGCTTTACTCGCAAGAATGTCGCGTCACGGTACGCGGTGAAGAAGCAAGTCTTTCTCCTAAAGAATTTCGTTTACTCGAACTATTCATGACCTACCCCCGCCGCGTTTGGTCGCGCGAACAATTACTCGATCAAGTCTGGGGCGCAGATTTTATTGGAGACAGCAAAACCGTCGATGTTCACATCCGTTGGCTACGCGAAAAATTAGAAAAAGATCCCAGCCATCCTGAATATATCATCACCGTACGCGGCTTCGGCTACCGCTTCGGGTAG
- a CDS encoding ribonuclease H-like domain-containing protein, with protein MELTDFQVCDRDIDDEILTQYLNAEAIAVDTETMGLLPWRDRLCLVQLCDPQGRVTAIRIAKGQESAPNLQKLMEASHILKVFHFARFDIATLRYHLDIQVLPIFCTKIASKLARTYTNRHGLKDLIQELEQVELDKSAQSSDWGNAASLSDQQLRYAANDVRYLLSAQQKLVAMLEREDRLELAQACFECLPTIVTLDLLQFKDIFEH; from the coding sequence ATGGAATTAACCGATTTTCAAGTTTGCGATCGCGATATTGACGACGAAATCTTAACACAGTATCTGAATGCGGAAGCGATCGCCGTAGATACTGAGACAATGGGTTTACTACCTTGGCGCGATCGCTTGTGTCTTGTGCAACTGTGCGATCCGCAAGGGCGCGTTACGGCGATTCGGATTGCCAAAGGACAAGAATCTGCGCCAAACTTACAAAAGCTAATGGAAGCAAGTCACATCCTTAAAGTATTTCACTTTGCACGGTTTGATATTGCAACCTTAAGATATCATCTCGACATTCAAGTATTACCCATATTTTGCACTAAAATTGCCAGTAAACTAGCCCGCACCTACACAAATCGACACGGGCTAAAAGATTTAATTCAAGAACTCGAACAGGTTGAACTTGATAAAAGCGCCCAAAGTTCTGATTGGGGAAACGCTGCATCTTTAAGCGATCAACAACTCCGTTACGCCGCAAACGATGTTCGTTATTTGCTTTCTGCACAGCAAAAACTTGTTGCTATGCTCGAACGTGAAGATCGATTAGAGTTAGCACAGGCCTGCTTTGAGTGTTTGCCGACAATTGTCACGCTTGATTTATTACAATTCAAAGATATTTTTGAACATTAG
- a CDS encoding imelysin family protein, which translates to MCIAVFAGILLSASACQNQTSTIANTTSNTTSAQSNSQFRDRQIVSDFADQVVIPTYQLFAQKAVQLSNAIESFVQEPNNQTLTAARNAWRDARSPWEQSESFTFGPADSLGYDAALDSWPVNETDLTAVLQSNDPLTVETIQKRQDTEKGFHAIEFLLFGTQNNKKVSDFNQRELEYLQALGKDFNRVANELVASWTTGVENQPAYREVLATAGESSNSNYPTLPSGAAEIVQGTIDSLDEVANEKIGEPLAQKDTKLLESRFSFHTLEDLKSNVKGAENVYLGRFPDANTDGKGISNFIAQVNPDLDARIKSQFQSSITALEKIPAPLETAMANPQAVQQIQAAQTAIDNLQQTMRQEVLPLVQN; encoded by the coding sequence ATGTGCATAGCAGTCTTCGCGGGGATACTATTGAGCGCGAGTGCTTGTCAAAATCAAACTTCAACAATAGCAAATACTACATCCAATACGACTTCAGCACAGAGTAATAGTCAATTTAGAGATCGCCAGATTGTCAGTGACTTTGCCGATCAAGTTGTGATTCCAACTTATCAGTTGTTTGCTCAAAAAGCAGTACAACTATCAAATGCAATTGAGAGTTTTGTGCAAGAACCTAATAACCAAACCTTAACAGCAGCACGGAATGCTTGGCGCGATGCGCGATCGCCCTGGGAACAGAGTGAAAGCTTTACCTTTGGACCTGCAGATTCTTTAGGATACGATGCAGCCTTAGATTCATGGCCAGTTAATGAAACTGACTTAACGGCTGTACTGCAAAGTAATGACCCTTTGACTGTAGAAACAATTCAAAAGCGTCAAGACACAGAAAAAGGATTTCATGCGATCGAGTTTTTGCTATTTGGTACACAGAACAACAAAAAAGTTAGTGATTTTAACCAACGAGAACTCGAATACTTACAAGCTTTAGGTAAAGACTTTAACCGCGTGGCGAATGAACTAGTTGCTAGTTGGACAACAGGAGTTGAAAATCAACCTGCTTATCGAGAAGTACTTGCTACTGCCGGTGAAAGTAGTAATAGCAACTATCCTACACTACCTTCTGGGGCAGCAGAAATTGTTCAGGGAACAATCGACAGCCTAGATGAAGTTGCTAATGAGAAGATCGGCGAACCATTAGCGCAAAAAGACACTAAATTACTCGAAAGTCGATTTAGCTTTCATACCCTTGAAGACTTAAAAAGCAACGTCAAAGGTGCAGAGAACGTCTATTTAGGTCGTTTCCCAGATGCTAATACCGATGGCAAGGGAATTAGTAATTTTATTGCCCAGGTTAACCCTGACTTGGATGCCAGAATTAAAAGTCAATTTCAGTCATCAATAACAGCGTTAGAGAAAATTCCTGCACCTTTAGAAACTGCAATGGCTAATCCGCAAGCAGTACAACAAATTCAAGCCGCACAAACTGCAATTGATAATCTTCAACAAACCATGAGACAGGAAGTTTTGCCCTTGGTACAGAACTAA
- a CDS encoding Crp/Fnr family transcriptional regulator: MTISAPNPPLPSPISQRIFSRKELIPPRQDLLWKIERGAVRTFTWSEQGTLITLGYWGTDDVVGYPLSRINPYQIECLTSVEMSLLPAGLWHQAVDSMLLHIQQSEELLSIVHRKPVSMRLWHFLIWLSEKFGREVEQGRLIDLAITHQEIAEVINTTRVSVTRLLQQFEEEGMLLRHQRRLILCLIK, translated from the coding sequence ATGACTATCTCCGCTCCAAACCCACCCTTACCTTCTCCAATTAGTCAGCGTATATTTAGCCGTAAAGAACTTATTCCACCTCGTCAAGATCTGTTGTGGAAAATAGAACGTGGCGCTGTACGTACCTTTACTTGGAGCGAACAAGGCACCTTAATTACACTGGGATATTGGGGAACTGACGATGTCGTTGGTTATCCGCTTTCGCGCATTAATCCCTACCAAATCGAGTGCTTAACAAGTGTCGAGATGAGTCTTTTGCCCGCGGGATTATGGCACCAAGCAGTAGATTCGATGTTACTACACATCCAACAATCTGAAGAACTTCTTAGTATAGTACATCGCAAACCAGTGTCTATGCGATTGTGGCACTTTTTAATCTGGCTATCAGAGAAGTTCGGTCGCGAAGTCGAGCAAGGGCGGTTAATTGATTTAGCAATCACGCATCAAGAAATCGCTGAAGTTATCAATACAACACGCGTTTCCGTAACTCGATTGTTACAGCAATTCGAGGAAGAAGGAATGTTGCTTCGTCATCAACGGCGATTAATTCTCTGCTTAATCAAGTAG
- a CDS encoding sensor histidine kinase: MTLIALLEFLLGLAIGLGIWLWQYTQFQKRLRQVLHRLPSEATEISLPSINLLQRAILKQKEHNAELQAKIDLSKYLLEVAPIGYIEVDEENQLLCCNPQAQQLLNIQKWNPRQVRLLLELVRSYELDYLIELTRDQQQPQVKEWVFHPTSTNAVSPGEAQSRTLRAFGYSLPEGRVGVFIENRQPLVELAQSRDRTLSDLAHELKTPLTSIRLVAETLHDQLQPPLQRWAARILPEIDRLINLVQDWLELNQLEANSKLNRQRVELRSLISAVWETLEPLAKNKQMQLSYSGPEAVWLNADESRLFRLFLNLFDNSIKYSPPQGKVEVKLSLSMLAAEQVQIDIIDSGPGFPSTDLPHVFDRLYRGDPSRTRQETFTHPSCPVSTGCGLGLAIARQIVLAHGGTIKAMNHPQTGGAWLQVLLPEVLANPQN, encoded by the coding sequence GTGACTTTAATAGCGTTGTTAGAATTCTTATTGGGACTAGCGATAGGACTTGGGATTTGGTTATGGCAATATACCCAATTCCAAAAAAGATTGCGGCAAGTATTACACAGGCTTCCTTCAGAAGCAACAGAAATTTCGTTACCTTCTATCAATTTACTACAGCGGGCAATTCTCAAGCAAAAAGAACACAACGCCGAGTTACAAGCAAAAATTGACTTGAGCAAATATCTCTTAGAAGTTGCACCCATAGGTTACATAGAAGTCGATGAAGAAAATCAATTGCTATGCTGTAATCCCCAAGCACAGCAGTTATTAAACATTCAAAAGTGGAACCCAAGACAAGTGAGGCTGCTTCTAGAACTTGTGCGATCATATGAATTGGATTATTTAATTGAACTAACCCGCGATCAGCAACAGCCACAAGTCAAAGAATGGGTATTTCATCCAACTTCCACAAATGCAGTATCCCCCGGCGAAGCCCAATCCCGCACGTTACGAGCTTTTGGTTATTCGTTACCAGAAGGAAGAGTCGGTGTTTTTATTGAAAATCGCCAACCTTTAGTAGAACTCGCGCAATCCCGCGATCGCACACTTTCAGATTTAGCCCACGAATTAAAAACACCCCTCACCTCAATTCGTCTTGTCGCCGAAACTTTGCACGATCAGTTACAGCCACCACTTCAACGTTGGGCGGCGCGTATTCTTCCGGAAATTGATCGCCTAATCAACTTAGTTCAAGACTGGTTAGAACTTAATCAACTCGAAGCCAACAGTAAGTTAAATCGCCAACGCGTCGAACTGCGATCGCTCATCAGCGCTGTGTGGGAAACGCTCGAACCTTTGGCGAAAAATAAACAGATGCAATTGAGTTATTCTGGACCTGAAGCCGTATGGCTCAACGCTGATGAATCGCGACTTTTTCGCTTGTTCTTGAATTTATTTGATAACAGCATCAAATACAGCCCTCCCCAAGGAAAAGTTGAAGTCAAGCTCAGTCTCAGTATGCTCGCAGCCGAGCAAGTACAAATTGATATTATTGATTCTGGTCCAGGCTTTCCTAGCACCGATTTACCTCACGTGTTCGATCGACTCTACCGAGGCGATCCCTCGCGCACGCGCCAAGAAACGTTCACGCATCCCAGTTGTCCTGTAAGTACAGGTTGTGGTTTGGGTTTGGCGATCGCTCGACAGATTGTTTTAGCGCACGGCGGAACAATCAAAGCAATGAATCATCCGCAAACTGGTGGCGCTTGGTTGCAAGTTCTGCTACCAGAGGTATTAGCGAATCCTCAAAATTAG
- a CDS encoding CAP domain-containing protein: MALSLLIASGTVSCHAASIAHKIIPTQMSRVPTPASSSHTALEQSIHRQINEYRRSRNLSPLTLDSRISAQALAHSQAMASGKVSFSHDGFDQRFQIIRRTIPYRAAAENVAFNQDYSNPDVQAVQGWIKSPRHRVNIEGQYDLTGIGISRNANGEYYFTQIFIRSR, translated from the coding sequence ATGGCTTTGAGCTTGCTTATTGCAAGTGGAACTGTTAGCTGTCATGCTGCCTCGATTGCTCACAAAATTATACCCACACAAATGTCACGCGTACCAACACCTGCTTCCAGTTCTCATACAGCTTTGGAACAATCAATTCATCGACAAATCAATGAGTATCGGCGATCGCGCAATTTATCACCACTCACGCTTGATTCGCGCATTAGCGCCCAAGCATTAGCCCACAGCCAAGCAATGGCAAGTGGTAAAGTGTCTTTTAGTCACGATGGTTTCGATCAACGCTTTCAAATTATCCGCCGTACAATACCCTATCGCGCAGCTGCTGAAAACGTTGCGTTTAACCAAGACTATAGTAATCCAGATGTGCAAGCTGTCCAAGGTTGGATTAAAAGCCCTCGTCATCGCGTTAACATCGAAGGTCAATATGACTTAACAGGTATCGGTATTAGTCGCAACGCTAACGGTGAATATTACTTCACCCAAATCTTTATCCGCAGCCGCTAA
- a CDS encoding ferritin-like domain-containing protein → MKELDQEKAIHLLNTIMEFELAGVVRYTHYSLMVTGPNRIPIVDFFKAQANESLLHAQQVGEILTGLEGHPSLRIAPMEETYKHTVRDILEESLNHEKKALELYKSLLETVNDASIYLEEFARTMIGQEELHNIEIKKMLRDFSGSAV, encoded by the coding sequence ATGAAAGAGCTTGACCAAGAAAAGGCGATTCACCTGCTAAACACCATTATGGAGTTTGAACTTGCTGGTGTAGTGCGTTATACACACTATTCACTCATGGTTACAGGACCAAATCGAATTCCAATCGTAGATTTTTTTAAAGCACAAGCAAACGAATCGCTACTCCACGCCCAACAAGTTGGGGAAATTCTCACAGGCTTGGAAGGACATCCCAGTCTGCGGATTGCACCAATGGAAGAAACTTACAAGCACACAGTGCGAGATATTTTAGAAGAAAGCTTGAATCACGAAAAAAAAGCTTTGGAATTATATAAAAGTCTTCTAGAAACAGTGAACGATGCCAGTATCTATTTAGAAGAATTTGCCCGCACGATGATTGGACAAGAAGAATTACACAACATTGAAATTAAAAAGATGTTGCGCGACTTTAGTGGCAGTGCCGTCTAA
- a CDS encoding FTR1 family iron permease: MSISAALPTFVITLREGVEAALVVGIVLACLKKAQQSQLNSWVYAGVGAGIGASALVGLLFSWIIPVISNANPEYAPVIKPLMEGIFSAIAIVMLSWMLIWMTQQAKHLKADIEGTLTNTLQHNQAAGWGVFSLIFIAVLREGFETVIFIAANFQQGLFPALGAVFGLVGAVLIGVMLFKWGVKFNIRRFFQVMGVLLLLIVAGLVVSALKHFDAAVAAFASIDPASESLCFYREQFVRNPSCILGPRVWDTSQILPDNRFPGIILKALFGYRQNLFLVQAIAYVVFLVTIGSVYFRSLGWGQKMSATVQKTASSQQD; this comes from the coding sequence ATGAGTATTAGTGCTGCGTTACCAACTTTTGTAATTACCCTCCGCGAAGGAGTCGAAGCTGCTTTAGTCGTAGGAATTGTCCTCGCGTGTCTCAAAAAAGCACAGCAAAGTCAATTGAATTCTTGGGTTTATGCAGGTGTGGGGGCGGGAATTGGGGCGAGTGCGTTGGTCGGTTTGCTGTTTAGTTGGATTATTCCTGTTATTAGTAATGCAAATCCTGAATACGCGCCTGTGATTAAACCCCTGATGGAAGGGATATTTAGCGCGATCGCAATTGTCATGCTAAGTTGGATGCTGATTTGGATGACACAACAGGCGAAGCATCTCAAAGCAGATATTGAAGGTACACTAACTAACACTTTGCAACACAATCAAGCTGCGGGTTGGGGAGTTTTCAGCTTAATTTTTATCGCAGTTCTCCGTGAGGGCTTTGAAACAGTTATTTTTATTGCTGCTAATTTTCAACAAGGTTTATTTCCTGCTTTAGGTGCAGTATTCGGCTTAGTGGGTGCTGTTTTGATTGGCGTAATGTTATTTAAATGGGGTGTCAAGTTTAATATCCGCCGCTTTTTCCAAGTAATGGGAGTTCTATTACTGTTAATTGTTGCAGGTTTAGTAGTATCTGCGTTAAAGCATTTTGATGCTGCTGTTGCTGCCTTTGCAAGTATTGATCCTGCTTCGGAGTCGTTGTGTTTCTATCGTGAACAATTTGTTAGAAATCCTTCTTGCATTTTAGGACCAAGAGTGTGGGATACTTCACAGATTTTGCCTGACAATCGCTTTCCTGGAATTATTCTCAAAGCTTTGTTTGGCTACCGACAAAACCTATTTTTGGTGCAAGCTATAGCGTATGTTGTATTTTTAGTGACGATCGGCAGCGTTTATTTTCGCAGCTTAGGTTGGGGTCAAAAAATGAGTGCTACAGTGCAAAAAACAGCTAGTTCGCAGCAAGATTAG
- a CDS encoding iron uptake porin gives MTKFFWNALKLSPVILGALLLSNRAQAAETPAAADLVVATTATTSQIAAVEPATESIMVPTSNAATPTVASEIKIADNRVAPSLVSQAPASNSLAQVTSVSQLSDVQPTDWAFQALQSLVERYGCIAGYPDGTYRGNRALTRYEFAAGLNACLDRVNELIATATADQVTREDLATLQRLQEEFAAEIATLRGRVDALEAQTAELEANQFSTTTVLNGEVIISASDVFGDAAVGGADLEYNTVAGARARLNFDTSFGGRDLLRTRLQAGNIDNNAGETGTVMTRLGYDITTDNNVEIDDLFYRFPVGDAALVQLSANAGLDTGLFTFNPAFDSSGRGSISRYGQRSSIYRTSGSGAGLSVILNPQGPFTVSGAFIAPTANTPDAGTGVFEGAYTALGQVAFRLSDTFTIGATYARSYQNTASGINLFGSTGSANANAPFGNVATEANHYGVQASLQLGTTLNLSGWAGYSTADALVGPAADADIFYWAASLALQDFGREGNQLGVVFGQPPRVTESTIATDPDISYHLEGFYRLQLTENVSITPGVLVIFNPEHNNANDTIYVGTLRTTFSF, from the coding sequence ATGACGAAATTTTTCTGGAATGCTTTGAAGCTAAGTCCAGTGATTCTAGGAGCACTGCTTCTAAGTAATCGCGCTCAAGCGGCTGAAACTCCTGCGGCTGCCGATTTAGTTGTTGCGACTACAGCTACAACAAGTCAAATTGCGGCGGTTGAACCAGCTACTGAAAGCATCATGGTTCCGACCAGCAATGCAGCAACACCAACCGTTGCTAGCGAAATCAAAATTGCCGACAATCGCGTAGCGCCAAGTTTGGTGAGCCAAGCCCCCGCAAGTAACTCGCTAGCGCAAGTGACATCAGTCTCGCAGTTGTCAGACGTCCAGCCTACCGACTGGGCATTTCAAGCTTTACAGTCACTTGTTGAACGCTACGGCTGTATTGCAGGTTATCCAGACGGTACATATCGTGGTAATCGTGCCTTAACCCGCTACGAGTTTGCCGCTGGTTTAAACGCGTGTTTAGACCGTGTCAACGAGTTGATTGCAACAGCAACCGCAGACCAAGTTACCAGAGAAGACTTAGCAACCCTCCAGCGCTTGCAAGAAGAATTTGCAGCAGAAATTGCTACCCTACGCGGTCGAGTTGATGCGCTAGAAGCACAAACCGCCGAACTTGAAGCAAATCAATTCTCAACCACAACCGTACTCAACGGCGAAGTGATCATTTCCGCATCTGACGTATTTGGTGACGCAGCTGTAGGAGGAGCCGACTTAGAATACAATACGGTTGCTGGGGCACGCGCGCGGTTAAACTTTGACACGAGCTTTGGCGGTCGGGATTTATTAAGAACTCGTCTGCAAGCTGGAAACATCGACAATAACGCTGGCGAGACGGGTACAGTCATGACCCGCTTGGGCTATGACATCACCACCGATAACAATGTGGAAATCGACGACTTGTTCTATCGTTTCCCTGTTGGTGACGCAGCATTAGTTCAACTTAGTGCTAATGCAGGACTAGATACTGGGCTATTCACTTTCAACCCTGCTTTTGACAGTAGTGGTCGCGGTTCAATCTCGCGTTACGGTCAGCGTAGCTCGATCTACCGCACAAGTGGTAGTGGTGCTGGATTATCCGTCATCCTTAACCCACAAGGACCTTTCACCGTTTCGGGAGCGTTTATAGCGCCTACAGCAAATACTCCTGACGCAGGAACTGGAGTTTTTGAAGGTGCTTACACCGCCTTAGGTCAAGTTGCTTTCCGGCTCAGCGATACTTTCACAATCGGTGCGACTTATGCTCGTAGTTATCAAAATACTGCTAGCGGAATTAATCTGTTCGGCTCTACAGGTAGTGCGAATGCGAATGCACCGTTTGGCAACGTTGCGACCGAAGCTAACCACTACGGCGTACAAGCGAGTTTACAACTTGGTACAACCTTGAACCTCTCAGGTTGGGCAGGTTACTCAACTGCTGATGCTTTAGTAGGACCTGCTGCTGATGCTGATATATTCTATTGGGCGGCTTCATTAGCACTACAAGACTTCGGAAGAGAAGGCAATCAGCTGGGTGTCGTTTTTGGTCAACCACCGCGAGTGACAGAAAGCACTATTGCTACAGATCCCGATATTTCCTACCACTTGGAAGGATTCTATCGTCTACAGCTTACCGAAAACGTTTCGATCACTCCAGGCGTGTTAGTGATCTTTAATCCAGAACACAATAATGCTAACGACACGATTTATGTAGGCACACTTCGTACTACATTCTCGTTCTAA
- the phoU gene encoding phosphate signaling complex protein PhoU: protein MNVNSNSERRHFERRLKSLERDVLRMGALVENSFRLSHQALFARDLEVARELPRLDKQIDRFYKQIELECAALLTSESPVAQDLRLLSAFMQLVRDLERIGDYAKDLAEIAIKLFPYPPHRCVPQIEAMSYHAQAMLATSLVALADLDADAGKTVKQLDDFVDDAYETLYQTLATERDIKGVVEPILLLVLVIRHLERMADHATNIGQRVAYIVTGHRS from the coding sequence GTGAATGTTAATTCTAATTCGGAGCGTCGCCACTTTGAACGTCGTCTCAAAAGCTTAGAGCGTGACGTTCTACGCATGGGGGCTTTAGTTGAAAATTCCTTTAGGCTGAGTCATCAAGCATTGTTTGCACGTGACTTAGAAGTCGCGAGAGAACTACCCCGCCTCGATAAACAAATTGATCGCTTTTATAAACAAATCGAGTTAGAGTGTGCAGCTTTACTTACTTCAGAATCCCCTGTAGCACAAGATCTACGTCTACTGAGTGCTTTCATGCAACTCGTCCGCGACTTAGAGCGTATCGGTGACTATGCTAAAGATTTAGCCGAAATCGCCATCAAGCTTTTTCCTTATCCTCCGCATCGCTGTGTTCCTCAAATCGAAGCGATGTCATACCACGCGCAAGCAATGCTCGCGACTAGTTTAGTTGCGCTTGCCGATCTCGACGCCGATGCTGGAAAAACAGTCAAGCAACTTGATGACTTTGTAGACGATGCCTACGAAACACTCTACCAAACTTTAGCAACCGAACGCGATATTAAAGGCGTTGTCGAACCAATTTTGTTGTTAGTACTTGTCATTCGCCACTTAGAACGCATGGCAGATCATGCAACTAATATTGGTCAAAGAGTGGCATACATTGTCACTGGACATCGATCATAG
- a CDS encoding DUF3318 domain-containing protein → MEPAIEIRRLVEIMPASGRMMTKIVNKPEQATVINSPFPLPWNQQRLIYINFDLWRRLSQPQRDLLLLRTVSWLLRIKWLKPDIYQGVAIAGLIGATIELVQQDAVGVLVAGGLSVIAINRIWRNNRSTQLEIAADEAAIQIAQRRNYIEAEAAEYLLSAIESVAKLEKRPSLTFVELIRCQNLRAIAGLSAVSVPESLQ, encoded by the coding sequence ATGGAGCCAGCTATTGAAATTCGCCGTCTTGTAGAGATCATGCCTGCTTCTGGTCGCATGATGACTAAAATTGTGAATAAACCAGAGCAAGCAACCGTAATTAATAGCCCGTTTCCTCTACCTTGGAATCAACAACGGCTGATATATATTAACTTTGACTTATGGCGTCGTCTTTCGCAGCCGCAAAGAGATCTGCTGTTGTTACGCACCGTATCATGGCTTTTGCGAATCAAGTGGTTAAAGCCAGATATTTATCAAGGTGTGGCGATCGCAGGGCTAATCGGCGCAACAATCGAATTAGTGCAGCAAGATGCTGTAGGAGTTTTAGTTGCAGGAGGTTTGAGTGTGATCGCCATTAATCGCATTTGGCGTAATAATCGCAGTACGCAACTCGAAATCGCAGCCGATGAAGCCGCGATTCAAATTGCCCAAAGGCGCAACTACATCGAAGCCGAAGCCGCCGAGTATTTATTATCTGCAATCGAAAGCGTCGCCAAACTCGAAAAGCGTCCTAGCTTAACCTTTGTTGAACTGATTCGTTGCCAAAATTTACGCGCGATCGCGGGTTTATCTGCTGTAAGTGTTCCTGAATCACTTCAGTAA
- a CDS encoding di-heme oxidoredictase family protein: MNSSLHIHRKQLKFLVIFAVAIAAGISLSIFWGQDWSLPPPMAGGATTVINRTSRGFEQPAPNLSEAELKDHLEGDRAFEAVFVTPPAPVNSGLGPLFNNASCAGCHIRDGRGMPVKGQMLVRVSLPPGYPTTSEQQEVIFESHPEASVTLGNAPPVPGIGTQIQDQAVYGYQPEAEVEVSWQKSFGNYADGTTYELRSPVARITLPNGKPLPPQVLTSLRIPTPIFGRGLLEAIADKTILALADPEDSNKDGISGRPNMVWDITTQKVVLGRFGHKANIPNLLQQTASAYVNDMGVTNPLFPEKDGSSDIDDRTLNTATFYTQTLAVPARTMVDDPIVKQGEKLFNQANCAACHVAELRTTNYKIPALAHQTIYPYSDLLLHDMGSELADRRPDFAATGTEWRTPPLWGLGLTQTVLPYSGYLHDGRARTLAEAILWHGGEAAQSKEMFKKMSQSDRDALIRFLNSL; the protein is encoded by the coding sequence ATGAACTCCTCACTGCATATTCACAGAAAACAACTAAAATTTTTGGTAATTTTTGCTGTAGCGATCGCCGCAGGAATTTCTTTATCAATTTTCTGGGGTCAAGATTGGTCTTTACCGCCGCCAATGGCGGGAGGCGCAACAACAGTCATCAATCGCACTTCGCGTGGTTTTGAACAGCCAGCACCAAATTTAAGTGAAGCTGAATTAAAAGATCATTTAGAAGGCGATCGCGCATTTGAGGCGGTTTTTGTCACGCCGCCAGCGCCTGTTAATTCAGGATTGGGACCATTATTTAACAATGCTTCTTGTGCAGGTTGTCACATCCGTGATGGAAGAGGAATGCCTGTGAAAGGACAAATGCTTGTCCGAGTCAGTTTACCACCAGGATACCCCACGACTAGCGAACAACAAGAGGTTATCTTTGAATCGCATCCTGAAGCATCAGTTACTTTAGGAAATGCACCACCTGTTCCAGGAATTGGTACGCAAATTCAGGATCAAGCTGTTTATGGTTATCAACCCGAAGCCGAAGTAGAAGTTTCGTGGCAAAAGTCTTTTGGTAACTATGCAGACGGGACAACCTACGAACTGCGATCACCTGTTGCTCGAATCACACTTCCTAACGGGAAACCCTTACCACCACAAGTTTTAACCTCACTGCGGATTCCGACACCAATATTTGGTCGCGGTTTACTCGAAGCGATCGCGGACAAAACCATCTTAGCTTTAGCTGATCCAGAAGATAGCAATAAAGATGGCATTTCTGGTCGTCCGAACATGGTATGGGATATAACTACCCAAAAAGTAGTGTTAGGTCGTTTTGGGCATAAAGCTAATATTCCCAATCTTCTGCAACAGACCGCCTCTGCTTATGTCAATGATATGGGTGTGACTAATCCTTTATTTCCTGAAAAAGATGGCTCTAGTGATATTGACGATCGCACTCTCAATACAGCAACCTTTTATACACAAACACTAGCTGTTCCTGCTCGTACAATGGTAGACGATCCGATAGTCAAGCAGGGTGAAAAATTATTTAATCAAGCCAATTGTGCTGCGTGTCATGTGGCAGAATTACGTACTACAAACTATAAAATTCCTGCTTTAGCACATCAAACAATCTATCCTTATAGCGATTTGTTGTTACACGATATGGGGTCAGAATTAGCTGATCGTAGACCAGATTTTGCTGCAACAGGAACAGAATGGCGCACGCCACCCTTGTGGGGTTTAGGCTTGACTCAAACTGTATTACCTTATTCTGGCTATTTACATGATGGTCGGGCGCGGACATTAGCAGAAGCTATTTTATGGCATGGAGGAGAAGCTGCACAATCAAAAGAGATGTTTAAAAAGATGTCTCAAAGCGATCGCGATGCTTTAATTCGATTCTTAAATTCTCTGTAA